In a single window of the Acyrthosiphon pisum isolate AL4f chromosome X, pea_aphid_22Mar2018_4r6ur, whole genome shotgun sequence genome:
- the LOC100574244 gene encoding uncharacterized protein LOC100574244: MGCNPSKDGGAVVGEGVGGDGGGGVTNKLSSAAESDAAETLLIPLSDDLGERDSLTSSVSEEENSNTMKTSEEVDFEKEFRPDDVELCHAATKIQASFRGHMTRKQQAGGKDEPGATASGLTSKDESLESQLKNVDINKDADLDQLLDVDLADPELHKAATKIQASFRGHKARKADDAIDSKQ; the protein is encoded by the exons ATGGGCTGTAACCCGAGCAAAGACGGAGGTGCCGTCGTCGGAGAAGGTGTGGGAGGTGATGGCGGAGGAGGGGTCACCAACAAACTGTCGTCGGCCGCCGAGTCGGACGCGGCCGAAACGCTCTTGATACCGTTGAGTGACG ATTTGGGAGAACGCGACAGTTTGACCAGTTCGGTTAGCGAAGAAGAAAACTCCAACACGATGAAAACATCCGAGGAAGTAGATTTCGAAAAGGAATTCCGGCCGGATGACGTTG aatTGTGTCATGCCGCGACCAAAATCCAAGCGTCATTCCGGGGTCATATGACTAGGAAACAGCAGGCTGGCGGAAAAGACGAGCCTGGCGCAACGGCTTCTGGTTTGACTTCTAAAGACGAGAGTCTCGAATCGCAGTTGAAAAACGTCGACATAAAcaag GACGCGGACCTAGACCAGCTGTTGGACGTTGACTTGGCCGATCCGGAGCTGCACAAAGCCGCCACAAAGATTCAGGCGTCGTTCCGCGGGCACAAAGCTCGGAAGGCTGATGACGCAATCGATAGCAAGCAATAG